The Oncorhynchus tshawytscha isolate Ot180627B linkage group LG12, Otsh_v2.0, whole genome shotgun sequence genome includes a window with the following:
- the LOC112262940 gene encoding charged multivesicular body protein 7, giving the protein MVPSNLGEEMSTEVALPPEWEDDERMNFLFSDFKENRDVSTTDWDSKMDFWTSLILKICRSRGTVCVNLQELNKIFQRKGIMPLGLATVIQCMARCGKIQRESEFATNVDCGWVSWGVGLLLVKPLKWTFSTLIGSSGVTLKELFVVIELVKEKAAELLGVYRSSPVANHSLLSFQELRTLSSHVCVDESTLCMALLQLQREKQVTVSLHGGEKIVKFSQPGQNHVSPVSDVDLGIYQLQRSERLLEERVDALGLEAEKYKEEARVLLREGKKSQALRCLRSRKRVEKKADHLYAQLENVKGILDKIANSQTDKLVIQAYQAGVSALRLSLKDVTVEGAESLVDQIQELCDTQDEVNQILAGGALNSTDADTDGLEDELRFLLENSNLDEPSTLPEVPSHPLSPVRESGSLCDDLLSALPSVPQNHFNITGDELDKARSCITLADTGVQQKKTKISYLSSEEG; this is encoded by the exons ATGGTTCCATCAAATCTTGGGGAAGAAATGTCTACTGAAGTAGCGTTACCACCTGAGTGGGAGGACGATGAACGGATGAATTTCCTGTTCTCTGACTTTAAAGAAAACCGAGATGTCAGCACAACAGATTGGGACAGTAAAATGGATTTCTGGACATCACTCATTCTTAAAATCTGCAGGAGTCGCGGAACCGTCTGTGTTAATTTGCAGGAGCTGAACAAGATTTTTCAGAGAAAAGGAATTATGCCTTTGGGTTTGGCTACTGTCATTCAGTGCATGGCCAG GTGTGGCAAGATACAAAGAGAGTCAGAGTTTGCCACAAATGTAGACTGTGGGTGGGTGTCTTGGGGTGTTGGCCTGTTGTTGGTGAAGCCTTTAAAATGGACCTTTTCAACTCTTATTGGTAGCAGTGGGGTTACTTTGAAGGAGTTGTTTGTTGTCATCGAACTGGTAAAG GAGAAGGCAGCAGAATTGCTTGGTGTCTACCGGAGCTCCCCAGTGGCCAACCACTCTCTCCTGTCCTTCCAGGAGCTCCGTACACTGTCGTCCCATGTCTGTGTTGACGAGAGTACCTTGTGTATGGCTCTGCTACAGCTGCAGAGGGAGAAGCAGGTGACAGTATCACTGCATGGAGGCGAGAAG ATTGTGAAGTTTTCTCAGCCAGGACAGAATCATGTGTCTCCTGTCAGTGATGTAGACCTAGGCATCTACCAACTCCAGCGCAGTGAGAGACTGCTTGAAGAGAGGGTGGATGCATTGGGGCTAGAGGCAGAGAA GTACAAAGAAGAAGCTAGGGTGTTGCTGCGGGAAGGGAAGAAATCTCAG GCTCTAAGGTGTTTGAGAAGCCGAAAGAGAGTCGAGAAGAAAGCAGACCACTTATATGCCCAGCTGGAAAATGTGAAGGGAATCCTAGACAAGATCGCAAACTCACAGACCGACAAACTA GTGATACAGGCGTATCAGGCTGGTGTGTCAGCCCTGCGACTGTCTTTGAAGGATGTGACAGTAGAAGGAGCTGAGAGCCTTGTGGATCAAATCCAAGAG TTGTGTGACACTCAGGATGAAGTGAACCAAATTCTGGCTGGTGGAGCACTCAACTCAA CGGATGCAGACACAGACGGACTGGAGGATGAGCTAAGATTTTTATTGGAGAACTCTAATCTGGATGAGCCTTCTACGCTACCTGAAGTACCGTCACACCCTCTTTCACCTGTCAGGGAATCTGGTTCTCTTTGTGATGATCTGCTGAGCGCTTTGCCCTCAGTCCCTCAAAACCACTTCAATATAACAGGTGATGAACTGGACAAAGCGCGTAGTTGCATAACGCTTGCAGATACAG GTGTTCAACAAAAGAAGACAAAAATATCGTACCTCTCCAGTGAAGAGGGCTGA